One segment of Plasmodium vivax chromosome 14, whole genome shotgun sequence DNA contains the following:
- a CDS encoding multidrug resistance associated protein, putative (encoded by transcript PVX_124085A) yields MACNVVAPPPGTMSGRTAKGKGAARQRGSVIANISWFGFITFEWITIILNKLRREDNFSLPKIEEDAAIEYYTCKLGRHLKGFKKRKRPNGSGTQNNPSERPHGSTVQGTSNEESHYYCPYQKRGITLALLRTFRKQLSCITFFYVIHTLFLIFVALCIENYILLLKGQGKVWLPFAHKYKELAFGFILVGVICVDVFFDAVLTFFDYRLRLNMEITLMYFLYKINLEDFRGKLCSFPYPEGGAGAQDAVPMLTGGGAREGGDHHDVQVEGAASAGGALSCPPFACQPAACDPRGCVGEKQDVPSGEAASSVAAVRGGAAPAEEAKPKGEIVQREESSTALPDDPPGEWAEGDKEESDSCDINIYNIMFVDTPFLIHFISSMIDLCNMLIKFTISFYMFYFKMGREAVVNGILLIIFLYSLMFAFELASSLFKIKHLKCRDARISNMHHILKEYKLMKMFNWEAIAFDYVNRHRKKEMKFCTVRIYLGSLSNYINNISMNVVEVAIFFFFIKGELNSNKPINVSSIITPLFVYKSLIAGMSNFPNIINNLLEGTINIGRINKYIRHYMFRSEGSEAGGYDHRIGLHPGAAPAAGSGDRGGKRNNQHGEDPHWGALIKSIFFGKGYGKAGKARKAGKAAKSGGSNRTHYGAARGGLAAGTAVEVAAGKEAAPPPGEVILKLSGCYFSAEKPPSGGHDATGDATHQPNGQPNGQPLVPAALLKNVNLTLRNNTLVVILGNVGSGKTLFFNSLLGQLRLSRGSCYVKSFANDTPVMYVPQFYWVTIGTIRSMILFGNRFDPFLYYRAIVQSELVNDMNTFKRKDLRYVNDEHSLSKGQKARICLARALYHHYIHMSDLLVDYERDVRVNKKWRERGPSEGLFKTASSLSRGRSGGSNGSRSHPKEEKRKKLFVKGGDADQGGKKGTDDEPSSQEEKYELHDVDNSTNYTFNTANMTNTCSHVSRVKNARGEEEEDDEELHPTQQQRRGGSNNDVIIGPSGEMYTQNCDLFKNNSLLKECLEQGRVSYLYLLDDLFCALDPCISKNIFYNLFCSRENVEGFKGNCGFVLTANQNIWHSFLEEDIVRDLQYDVQIYRLQNRSLVYEGDVRAYMRKQGIAPGAASGAVEAANAANTANAANTAAATPAAATATPAPHSTSQMLEFFSEQQGGGKNALKNDLKYQKFVMLKELKSTYSCRLEPLDSASAQGFGRKYTTVTQNYVEKRDEHVMNNTIGSVSISSLGSTRKTTISNYAEVLVKEKKSRTRGNSCSLSFEQDDKITLHEFEKVSKVLQAQLKDNYMYEYLGNQENGDEGEEEELRFKGNIKWETFVWYLRMIGNSLIAVILLFMIVSIFTDEIKNMLLFMASTLIKSEEEQNDSEILKKQLVYLKYFVLLPCVSLVTSLIAFMLIAHGIAISAVKVHTQVLQSILHAPIHAFYSNNLGNIINRFITDINVLDNGIIKRIYKTFYTFFRFLFTIFLLNYMVYQTVYVFPMIIFLIYVCVFQKYSRGCKEAQRGYLSSHAPLCTIYSNTIMGKDIINLYKKNQHFLDLYAKRVFDFKNYTIFKWCLTIWASLYVQLIVLCLTGFYIIYPYVLHPYLGNKQDPNFMNKEKNASTIGYCITFSCSLGFIIKALLYDYTHVEKEMCSTQRLEECSQMINEQVGYADEGGEAAKCGKGGPPPWEEVSREVPKEVSKEVSTEVSTEVSKEVLKEVPKEVPLTSPSKDVPCGKAKYGLHFENVFVSYKKKIFIDKSRNLYYYANEKSCLRNMNIYALKGQKIGIVGKSGAGKSTTILSVLGLIPTTRGTISIEGRDIKTMSLQEKKRIIGLLPQSSFVFFHWNIRTYIDPYGSFSDDDIMEAFKLIGINLRKEDLYKYIYKQKKKSASRDDRAGGGLPNGADKGQKGNSSSSAANFLAVSDDCIRYLALVRIFLNRHTYKLVLIDEIPVLNLNLSNSNANNFFSSDVKSFEYIIRNYFAHITVLIIAHDASTLSCCDFIYVVAKGEVSYKCSYADIQTQAALAALIQQQTE; encoded by the exons atggcatgcAATGTCGTCGCCCCCCCGCCC ggcACGATGAGTGGGCGGACGGCGAAGGGGAAGGGCGCCGCGAGACAACGAGGGAGCGTGATTGCAAACATCTCGTGGTTCGGCTTTATAACCTTCGAGTGGATCACCATCATATTAAATAAGCTCAGAAGGGAGGACAATTTCAGTTTGCCCAAAATAGAGGAAGATGCCGCGATAGAGTATTACACGTGCAAATTGGGCAGGCATTTGAAAGGATttaagaagaggaagagacCGAATGGGAGCGGCACACAGAATAACCCAAGTGAACGACCCCATGGGAGCACCGTGCAAGGAACGTCAAACGAAGAGAGCCACTACTACTGCCCCTACCAGAAGAGAGGAATCACCCTGGCGCTGCTCAGAACCTTTAGAAAGCAACTGAGCTGTATTACCTTCTTCTATGTGATTCATACCCTCTTCCTCATATTTGTGGCACTATGCATTGAGAATTATATACTCCTGCTTAAGGGACAGGGGAAGGTCTGGCTCCCATTCGCTCACAAATACAAAGAATTGGCATTCGGCTTCATCCTAGTGGGGGTCATATGTGTGGATGTGTTCTTCGACGCAGTGTTAACCTTCTTTGATTACCGGTTGAGGCTAAACATGGAGATTACcttgatgtattttttatataaaataaatttggaaGACTTTCGGGGGAAGCTATGCAGCTTCCCTTATCCTGAGGGTGGAGCAGGTGCACAGGACGCGGTTCCCATGCtgacaggggggggggcccgGGAAGGAGGAGATCACCACGATGTGCAGGTGGAGGGGGCCGCTAGCGCTGGGGGGGCCCTCTCCTGCCCGCCCTTTGCATGCCAGCCGGCTGCGTGCGACCCGAGGGGGTgtgtgggggagaagcaggatGTGCCTTCAGGCGAAGCGGCGTCCAGCGTGGCGGCAGTGAGAGGTGGTGCTGCGCCAGCCGAGGAAGCGAAgcccaagggggaaattgTCCAGAGGGAAGAATCGTCGACCGCCCTGCCTGACGACCCACCCGGCGAGTGGGCGGAAGGAGACAAGGAAGAGAGCGACTCGTGCGACATCAACATCTATAACATCATGTTCGTGGACACGCCCTTCCTCATTCACTTCATCAGCTCAATGATCGACCTCTGCAACATGCTAATCAAATTCACCATTTCGTTttacatgttttattttaaaatggggagagaGGCAGTGGTGAATGGAATTCTGCTGATCATTTTCCTTTACAGTCTCATGTTCGCGTTTGAGTTGGCCTCCAGTCTCTTTAAGATAAAGCACCTCAAGTGTAGGGACGCCCGGATAAGTAACATGCATCACATCCTTAAGGAATATAAGCTTATGAAGATGTTCAACTGGGAAGCCATCGCTTTTGATTATGTCAATCGGcataggaaaaaagaaatgaaattCTGCACCGTTAGGATTTACCTAGGCTCTCTAAGCAATTACATTAATAACATCTCAATGAATGTCGTAGAAGTGgccatcttcttctttttcattaaaGGAGAGTTAAATAGTAATAAGCCCATCAACGTGAGCTCAATCATCACTCCTCTATTCGTTTACAAGTCACTCATTGCTGGGATGTCcaattttccaaatattattaataaccTACTCGAGGGGACCATCAACATTGGGAGGATTAACAAGTACATTCGCCACTACATGTTTCGGTCGGAGGGAAGCGAAGCTGGGGGGTATGACCACCGGATTGGCCTGCACCCCGGCGCTGCCCCAGCGGCGGGCAGCGGCGACCGCGGTGGGAAGAGGAACAACCAGCACGGTGAAGACCCCCACTGGGGGGCCCTCATCAAGTCGATTTTTTTCGGCAAGGGATACGGCAAGGCGGGAAAAGCGCGAAAAGCGGGAAAGGCGGCCAAGAGTGGGGGCAGTAACAGGACCCACTACGGCGCTGCTCGGGGGGGATTAGCGGCGGGAACGGCGGTGGAAGTGGCGGCCGGGAAAGaagccgcccccccccccggggaggtAATTTTGAAGCTGAGCGGGTGTTACTTCTCGGCGGAGAAGCCCCCCTCGGGCGGCCACGACGCAACCGGAGATGCAACCCACCAACCGAACGGCCAACCGAACGGCCAACCGCTTGTCCCCGCCGCGCTGCTGAAGAACGTCAACCTGACGCTGCGGAACAACACGCTGGTGGTGATTCTGGGGAACGTGGGCTCCGGGAAGACGCTGTTCTTCAACTCCCTGCTGGGGCAGCTGAGGCTCTCGCGGGGCAGCTGCTACGTGAAAAGCTTCGCCAACGACACGCCCGTCATGTACGTGCCGCAGTTCTACTGGGTGACCATCGGCACCATCCGCTCGATGATACTCTTTGGAAACAGATTCGACCCCTTTCTCTACTACCGAGCCATTGTGCAGAGCGAGCTTGTAAATGATATGAATACCTTTAAGAGGAAGGACCTAAGGTACGTGAACGACGAGCACAGTCTTAGTAAAGGGCAGAAGGCCAGAATCTGTCTCGCCAGGGCGCTCTACCATCACTACATCCATATGAGCGATTTGCTCGTCGATTACGAGAGAGATGTGcgggttaataaaaaatggcgtGAAAGAGGCCCTTCGGAGGGGTTGTTCAAAACGGCTAGCTCCCTATCCAGAGGGAGAAGTGGTGGCAGCAACGGTAGCAGGTCCCACccaaaggaggagaaaaggaagaagctctTCGTAAAAGGAGGAGATGCCGAtcaagggggaaagaaaggAACCGATGATGAGCCCTCCTCCCAAGAGGAGAAATACGAGCTGCACGACGTAGATAATTCGACCAACTACACATTCAATACGGCCAATATGACAAACACATGTTCGCACGTCAGTCGGGTGAAGAAcgcaaggggggaggaggaggaagacgatgAGGAGCTGCACCCCACACAGCAGCAACGCCGTGGTGGAAGCAACAACGATGTGATTATTGGACCGTCAGGAGAGATGTACACACAAAATTGcgacctttttaaaaataattctcttCTGAAGGAGTGCCTAGAGCAGGGGCGCGTGTCTTATTTGTACCTCCTGGATGACCTCTTCTGCGCTTTGGACCCCTGCATTTcgaagaacattttttataacctGTTTTGTAGCCGAGAGAACGTGGAGGGGTTCAAGGGGAACTGCGGGTTCGTGCTGACGGCCAACCAGAACATCTGGCACAGCTTTCTGGAGGAGGACATCGTGCGCGACCTGCAGTACGACGTGCAGATCTACCGCCTGCAGAACCGCTCGCTCGTGTACGAGGGGGACGTCCGCGCGTACATGAGGAAGCAGGGGATCGCGCCGGGAGCGGCGAGCGGAGCGGTGGAAGCCGCCAACGCAGCCAACACGGCGAACGCGGCCAACACGGCTGCCGCTACCCCTGCCGCTgccaccgctacccccgcCCCGCACAGCACGAGCCAGATGCTGGAGTTCTTCTCGGAGCAGCAGGGCGGGGGCAAGAACGCCCTCAAGAACGACCTCAAGTACCAGAAGTTCGTGATGCTGAAGGAGCTGAAGAGCACCTACTCGTGCCGGCTGGAGCCGCTGGACAGCGCGTCCGCCCAGGGCTTCGGGCGCAAGTACACCACGGTGACGCAGAACTACGTGGAAAAGCGCGACGAGCACGTGATGAATAACACCATCGGTAGCGTCAGCATTAGTAGCCTGGGGAGCACGCGCAAAACGACCATCAGCAACTACGCCGAGGTGCTGgtaaaggagaagaagagtcGCACACGTGGCAACAGCTGCAGTCTCTCCTTCGAACAGGATGACAAAATAACTCTTCACGAGTTTGAAAAGGTGAGCAAAGTGCTGCAAGCCCAGCTGAAGGATAACTATATGTATGAGTATCTGGGGAATCAAGAAAATGGGGAtgagggagaggaagaagaattgAGGTTTAAGGGGAACATCAAATGGGAGACGTTCGTTTGGTACCTTCGTATGATAGGCAACTCCCTCATAGCAGTCATCCTGCTCTTCATGATCGTCTCCATTTTCACagacgaaataaaaaacatgttGCTCTTCATGGCAAGCACGTTAATtaaaagtgaagaagaacagAACGATTCTGAAATATTGAAGAAGCAATTGGTCTATTTGAAGTACTTTGTCCTTCTACCATGTGTGTCCCTGGTTACCTCGCTCATTGCCTTCATGCTGATCGCTCACGGGATAGCCATTTCCGCGGTGAAAGTCCACACACAAGTGTTGCAGAGCATTCTGCACGCCCCCATCCACGCCTTTTACAGCAACAATTTAGGAAACATAATCAACCGCTTCATCACAGATATAAACGTCCTGGACAATGGGATTATAAAAAGGATTTATAAAACGTTTTACACTTTCTttcgtttccttttcaccatttttcttctgaaCTATATGGTATATCAAACGGTCTACGTATTCCcgatgatcatttttttaatttacgtTTGCGTGTTTCAGAAGTACTCCAGGGGATGTAAAGAAGCCCAGAGGGGGTACCTGAGCAGCCACGCTCCCCTCTGTACCATCTACAGTAACACCATCATGGGAAAGGACATCATTAACCTGTATAAGAAGAACCAGCACTTCCTAGATTTGTATGCCAAGAGGGTCTTCGATTTTAAGAACTACACCATTTTTAAGTGGTGCCTAACCATCTGGGCTTCCCTCTACGTACAGCTGATTGTGCTTTGCTTGACTGGCTTCTACATCATTTACCCTTATGTGCTGCACCCGTATCTGGGGAACAAGCAGGACcccaattttatgaataagGAAAAGAACGCCAGCACCATTGGGTACTGCATTACCTTCTCCTGCAGCCTCGGGTTCATCATAAAAGCGCTGCTCTATGACTACACGCACGTGGAGAAGGAGATGTGCAGCACGCAGCGCCTGGAGGAGTGCTCGCAGATGATCAACGAGCAGGTGGGCTACGCcgacgaggggggggaggcggccaaGTGCGGCAaggggggtccccccccatgggagGAAGTATCAAGGGAGGTGCCAAAGGAAGTATCAAAGGAGGTGTCGACGGAAGTGTCGACGGAAGTGTCGAAGGAAGTGTTGAAGGAAGTGCCAAAGGAAGTACCGCTTACCTCCCCGTCGAAGGACGTCCCGTGCGGCAAGGCCAAGTACGGGCTGCACTTCGAAAACGTGTTCGTGAGCTACAAGAAGAAGATCTTCATAGACAAGTCGCGCAACCTTTATTACTACGCGAACGAGAAGTCGTGCCTGCGCAATATGAACATCTACGCGCTGAAGGGGCAGAAAATCGGAATCGTGGGGAAGTCGGGGGCCGGGAAGAGCACCACCATCCTCTCCGTGCTGGGCCTGATCCCCACCACCAGGGGAACCATATCCATCGAGGGGAGAGATATCAAGACCATGAGtttgcaggaaaaaaaaagaatcattGGGCTCCTCCCACAGTCCTCTTTCGTCTTCTTCCACTGGAACATACGCACGTACATAGACCCATATGGTAGCTTCTCGGACGACGACATTATGGAGGCCTTTAAACTGATCGGCATCAACCTCCGTAAGGAGGATTTgtataaatacatttataaacagaagaagaagagtgCATCTAGGGATGATCGCGCGGGAGGTGGACTGCCTAACGGTGCGGACAAGGGCCAGAAGGGCAACAGCTCCTCCTCAGCGGCGAACTTCCTGGCCGTCTCGGACGACTGCATTCGGTACCTAGCCTTGGTGAGGATCTTCCTAAACAGACACACATACAAGCTGGTGCTAATCGACGAGATCCCAGTGCTCAACTTAAATTTGAGCAACAGCAATGctaataatttcttttctaGTGACGTGAAATCCTTTGAGTATATCATACGGAACTACTTCGCGCACATCACGGTGCTGATCATCGCGCACGACGCCAGCACGCTCTCCTGCTGCGACTTCATTTACGTCGTGGCCAAGGGCGAGGTCTCCTACAAGTGCAGCTACGCCGACATCCAGACGCAGGCGGCGCTCGCCGCGCTCATCCAGCAGCAGACGGAGTGA
- a CDS encoding macrophage migration inhibitory factor, putative (encoded by transcript PVX_124095A) produces the protein MPCCQVSTNINASDDDAKKALSQIENAISQVLGKPLGYIMSNLDYQKHMRFGGSHDGFCFVRVTSLGGINKSNNSSLADKITKILASTLNVKSERVFIEFKDCSAQNFAFNGSLFG, from the exons ATGCCGTGTTGCCAAGTCTCCACAAACATTAACGCCTCCGATGATGACGCGAAGAAGGCGCTCTCGCAGATAGAGAATG cgatATCCCAAGTGTTGGGCAAACCCCTGGGGTACATCATGAGCAACCTGGACTACCAGAAGCACATGCGCTTTGGAGGGAGCCACGACGGCTTCTGCTTCGTGAGGGTCACCAGCTTAGGAGGAATCAACAAATCGAATAACAGTTCCCTTGCAGAtaaaattaccaaaattCTGGCGAGCACGCTAAATGTCAAGTCGGAACGCGTCTTCATTGAATTTAAGGATTGCTCTGCGCAGAACTTTGCCTTCAACGGATCGCTCTTCGGCTGA
- a CDS encoding hypothetical protein, conserved (encoded by transcript PVX_124090A), which produces MKLQYHLLLFTFLLSEDVLCYKGIYEGAKDGSAAAKQGGSAGSDYLTIGGKKVLWPGGGNDQKGEGNKSSNPQGGLLSSLLGSVKRLLFPNGKEMESHVQGISDNVIEMKEGVIKNSSNIVKHANKLKEELQKNTAYWANVVKTTVSEELHQIDKFSKDQLDRLRNDPESKFFFTKLFQAGGEAAGKAAEAASASSTDEKKAKSGAVGGATPKGRSPHDDAEVEEEEKAKSFWDLLHIGGGNAPPPADGKEPTTGFLRMFKGDTPKVGNSSEKKEPLSWFGSLSSADGTSSGKDPPQKSSANGMKGPEEKKMSFFSHFTSKGEKEEGGNSPKGSATQKNHPNGEKEKNQGFTFNFFKGKDSSQEQPPSDNQQSDSHPSEKGSLFQWFNPPPKEVNNDGHLPQKEQSGGTTKDSVKGSQDGEAEEEQGKNHSFSLLNMWKGTHKENAEKPQGEAETGVGSNSSQVIKGDSSEEATKGGSFFFNPFGGFKSDGESSHGGEASPAETTNAEGMAQSELGKKNSHLVDFIKNVYHGKSGETGEGAEKVLSLMNTEHEHNVSTNCHPLVSFKACLSTCFTIPPMVEGGSNDETKDVKKKKKKKMKMKKNLSVGDYKKLEKCILKCRNKNFSERAAGCATKDGSIVAGEKGGYEENLKGLQKSRYNLGGEFSAFSDLTLSDKYADGDGKRTMGSLNGDGKQGVGSIDGEILSANSAWVMDASGKQLGGSQAELQSGSHVELQSGSHVELQSGSPTELQSGSPTELQSGSHVFPNLPDSTLGTHLYSPNSSKSITGGEKKQPADRRNNPVGENSFSFFKTFAPQTGPTSDGVNPLAAANPSEEPPNGKSWAAAGGAPGKGPEGANHGTSGGSASGGSSSGEADEEEEEEDFNDFSYVSKGFFLLLLLVTFSVYLSAFTNIITQFYVSFKEKVCLYVKGQYRSRFDQAHAESAEAFLPKGRQHSYGNAVHGSYDNLYHAFQESACDVA; this is translated from the coding sequence ATGAAGCTACAGTACCACCTGTTGTTATTCACGTTCCTCCTGTCGGAAGACGTGCTTTGTTATAAAGGCATTTACGAAGGTGCAAAGGATGGCTCCGCGGCGGCGAAGCAGGGGGGCAGCGCAGGAAGCGACTACCTGACCATCGGTGGAAAAAAGGTGTTGTggccagggggggggaacgaccaaaagggggaaggaaacaAGAGTAGCAACCCGCAGGGAGGACTCCTGTCTTCGCTACTCGGCTCAGTCAAGCGATTGCTCTTTCCTAATGGTAAAGAAATGGAAAGCCATGTCCAAGGGATCAGTGACAATGTAATCGAAATGAAAGAGGGAGTGATAAAAAACTCCTCCAACATTGTGAAGCatgcaaataaattaaaagaagaATTGCAAAAGAACACAGCCTACTGGGCCAACGTCGTCAAGACGACCGTCAGTGAGGAGCTCCACCAGATCGACAAGTTCAGCAAGGACCAGCTAGACAGACTGAGGAACGACCCCGAGAGCAaattcttcttcaccaaGCTGTTCCaggcggggggggaagcggcggggaaAGCGGCGGAAGCGGCGAGTGCATCTTCCACAGATGAGAAGAAGGCGAAAAGTGGAGCGGTAGGTGGTGCTACCCCGAAGGGACGAAGCCCGCACGACGACGCtgaggtggaggaggaagagaaggcCAAATCGTTTTGGGACTTGCTGCAcataggggggggaaatgcacCCCCCCCAGCAGACGGGAAGGAACCGACCACCGGCTTCCTGCGCATGTTCAAAGGGGATACACCTAAAGTTGGCAATAGTtcggagaagaaggagcccCTCTCGTGGTTTGGCTCACTCTCGTCTGCAGATGGCACTTCCAGTGGAAAGGACCCTCCCCAGAAGAGCAGTGCAAACGGGATGAAGGGGccagaggagaagaaaatgtCATTCTTTTCCCACTTCacctcaaaaggggagaaggaggaggggggaaactcTCCAAAGGGATCGGCCACACAGAAGAACCATCCAAATggtgaaaaggagaagaaccaGGGATTTACGTTTAACTTCTTCAAAGGGAAGGACAGCAGTCAGGAGCAGCCCCCCTCGGATAACCAGCAGAGCGACTCACACCCaagcgaaaaaggaagcctCTTCCAGTGGTTCAATCCCCCCCCTAAGGAGGTAAACAATGATGGGCACCTACCTCAGAAGGAACAATCGGGGGGAACGACGAAGGACTCGGTTAAAGGGTCCCAAGAtggcgaagcggaggaggagcagggTAAAAACCActccttctccctcctcaACATGTGGAAGGGAACACATAAAGAGAATGCAGAAAAACCCCAAGGTGAAGCGGAAACGGGTGTAGGGAGCAACTCCAGTCAGGTGATCAAAGGAGACAGTTCGGAGGAAGCTACAAAGGGAGGgagcttcttttttaacccctTCGGAGGATTCAAATCTGATGGAGAGTCCTCtcacgggggagaagcatcCCCGGCAGAAACAACCAACGCAGAGGGAATGGCTCAGTCAGAATTGGGCAAGAAGAACAGTCACCTGGtggattttataaaaaacgttTACCATGGAAAGAGTGGTGAAACGGGGGAAGGGGCCGAAAAGGTTTTATCCCTCATGAATACAGAGCATGAGCATAACGTGAGTACCAATTGCCACCCATTGGTCTCCTTCAAGGCGTGTCTCAGCACGTGCTTCACTATCCCTCCAATGGTGGAAGGAGGCAGCAACGATGAGACGAAGGATgttaagaagaagaagaagaagaagatgaagatgaagaagaacctCTCCGTTGGtgattacaaaaaattagaaaaatgcATTCTTAAATGTAGGAACAAAAACTTTAGCGAGCGAGCTGCGGGGTGTGCGACGAAAGACGGCTCCATTGTCGCTGGTGAGAAAGGAGGTTATGAGGAGAATCTGAAGGGTCTGCAGAAGAGTAGGTACAATTTGGGGGGAGAGTTTTCCGCCTTTTCAGACCTGACTTTGAGTGATAAGTACGCCGACGGGGATGGGAAGCGAACGATGGGCAGCCTCAACGGGGATGGGAAGCAAGGAGTGGGCAGCATTGATGGGGAGATCCTCTCGGCCAACTCCGCCTGGGTGATGGATGCATCGGGAAAACAGCTCGGTGGTTCTCAAGCAGAGTTGCAGAGTGGTTCCCACGTAGAGCTGCAGAGTGGTTCCCACGTAGAGCTGCAAAGTGGCTCCCCCACAGAGCTGCAGAGTGGCTCCCCCACAGAGCTGCAGAGTGGTTCCCACGTTTTCCCCAACCTGCCTGACAGCACACTGGGGACTCACTTGTACAGCCCCAATTCCAGCAAGAGCATCACCGGTGGAGAGAAGAAGCAACCCGCGGACAGAAGGAACAACCCGGTTGGGGAGAACTCCTTCAGCTTTTTCAAAACCTTCGCACCTCAGACGGGTCCTACATCTGATGGCGTGAACCCACTCGCTGCAGCCAATCCGTCGGAAGAGCCTCCTAATGGGAAAAGCTGGGCCGCCGCGGGGGGAGCACCCGGGAAGGGCCCGGAAGGTGCAAACCACGGTACTAGCGGCGGCAGTGCTAGCGGTGGCAGCAGCAGTGGCGAGgcggacgaggaggaggaggaagaagactTCAACGACTTCAGCTACGTGTCGAAGGGGTTCTtcctgctcctcctgctggTGACCTTCTCCGTGTACCTCTCCGCCTTCACCAACATAATCACGCAGTTTTACGTCTCATTCAAGGAGAAGGTGTGCCTGTATGTGAAGGGGCAGTATCGGTCTCGGTTCGACCAGGCGCACGCAGAGTCCGCGGAGGCCTTCCTGCCCAAGGGCCGCCAGCACTCCTACGGCAACGCCGTCCACGGCTCGTATGACAATTTGTACCACGCCTTCCAGGAGAGCGCCTGCGACGTGGCTTGA